The following is a genomic window from Shewanella avicenniae.
TTATACGCACCGTGGCTGGTACCAATTGCGATGGCTAACGCATCAACGTGAGTATCAGCAACGAATTGCGCTGCTTCATCAGGGCTGGTTAGCAGTTGGTCATGGCTCAAAATACCAGCTGCACCCACACCATCTTCTTCACCGGCAGTACCGGTTTCAAGGCTACCTAAGCAACCGATTTCACCCTCAACTGACACACCACACGCATGAGCGAAAGCTACAGTGCGACGAGTCACATCAACGTTATATTCGTATGATGCTGGGGTTTTACCATCGGCCATCAACGAGCCGTCCATCATCACTGATGACATACCCAACTGGATTGAACGCTGACAAACATCTGGGTGAGTACCATGGTCTTGGTGAATACAGACTGGAATATCGGGATACTGCTCCAGTGCTGCTGCCATCAAATATTTTAAAAACTGTGGGCGAGCATACTTACGCGCACCGGCAGAAGCTTGCACGATAACTGGGCTATCGGTGGCTTCAGCAGCCTGCATAATGGCACGCATTTGCTCGAGGTTGTTTACGTTAAACGCTGGAACGCCGTATCCGTGTTCCGCCGCATGGTCCAACAATTGACGAAGGGAAATTAGGGACATCTCTTCTTATCTCCATAATGAGGTGAGGGTCAGTCACCGATGTCATTATTTGAATTGTGCTGCTCAGCGCAATCATTTGCCTGAGCCAATGGTTATTGCTGCTCACGGTCGTTGCCGCGGCTTATCGTTATATAAATGCTCCCGGTCATTGCCGGGAGCTTATGGTTATTTAGTTACCGCGTGCAGTGAGCATAGACACTGCAGGTAGCTCTTTACCTTCAAGGAATTCCAAGAAGGCACCGCCACCAGTAGAGATGTATGACACTTTGTCAGCAATCTCATATTTATCAACCGCAGCAAGGGTGTCACCACCGCCGGCGATTGAAAACGCAGGTGATTCGGCAATCGCTTGGGCGATACGCTTAGTACCTTCACCAAACTGATCAAATTCAAACACGCCAACCGGGCCATTCCATACGATGGTGCCCGCTTCCATGATGATTTTAGCCAAGGTTTCAGCACTGTCAGGGCCGATATCGAAAATCATATCGTCTTCAGCAACCTCGGTTACTGCTTTCAGGGTCGCTACGGCTGATGGGCTAAATTCTTTACCGGTGACAACGTCAGTAGGCACAGGAATATCACCGCCACGGCTTTGGGCATTCGCCACTAAGCGCTTGGCTTCATCGATCAAGTCTGCTTCGTAGAGTGATTTACCCACACCATTGCCTGCAGCGGCAATAAAAGTGTTGGCGATACCACCACCGACCACCAACTGGTCAACGATTTTTGACAGGCTTTCAAGCACAGTAAGTTTCGTTGAAACTTTAGAGCCACCCACAATCGCCACCAATGGACGTTTTGGATTGTCCATCGCCTTGGCTAATGCGTCGAGTTCAGCCGCCAACAGTGGGCCAGCACAGGCGATCGGCGCATGAAAACCAACGCCATTAGTTGACGCTTCGGCACGGTGCGCCGTACCAAAAGCATCCATCACATAGACGTCGCACAGGGCGGCCATTTTTTTAGACAGGGCTTCGCCGTTTTTCTTTTCGCCTTTGTTAAAGCGAACGTTTTCAAACACAACAACTTCACCTACTGCAACTTCAACACCGTCCAGATAGTCAGTTGCGAGGCGTACCGGGCAATCCAATGCCTTCGCCAAGTAATCAACCACAGGTTGCAGTGAAAATTCAGGGTTATATTCCCCTTCGGTAGGACGACCGAGGTGTGACATCACCATCACCGCCGCGCCTTTTTCCAGCGCCAGCTTGATAGTAGGTAACGACGCACGCAAACGTGCATCACTGGTCACCACACCGTCAGCCACAGGAACGTTAAGATCTTCACGGATAAGTACGCGCTTGCCCTGAAGATCCAGTTCCGACATTTTAATAATTGCCATAAGTTAGCTTCCTTAAGTACACAAAAACAATTCGGTTTTCGTTAGCGCCGCCATCCTTGCCACGCATGAAAATACTGTTGCCAGTCAACCTTATTGGCGGTCAAACATGGCCAAGCTGGTGTCGAGCATACGGTTCGCAAACCCCCACTCGTTATCACACCACAATAGTAATTTAATCAAGTGACCATCGCTCACGCGCGTTTGGGTACCATCCACAATACTGGAGCGTGGATCATGATTAAAGTCGCATGATACCAAAGGCTCATCGGTAAATCCCAGTATGCCTTCGAGCTTCCCCTTGGTCGCCCCTTTGAGTACTGCGTTCACTTTTTCGATATCGACCCGCGTAGCCACCGTCAAAGACACATCAATCGCGGTAACGTTAATGGTCGGTACTCGCACTGAGATCGCTTCAAACTTATCTTTCATGTGCGGCAAAATCCGCTCAATCCCGCGCGCCAGTTTAGTGTCCACCGGAATAATCGACTGACTCGCAGCGCGGGTACGCCGCAAATCATCATGATAAGCATCTATCACTTGCTGGTCATTCATTGCCGCATGGATTGTAGTGATCGCGCCGCTTTTTATCGCAAACTGTTTATCAAGTTCAGCGATGACCGGAATAATGCAGTTAGTGGTACAGGAGGCGTTAGAGACCACCCGATGCTCAGGCTTGATCAGCTCGTCATTAATGCCATACACAATGGTGGCATCCACATCGGCAGAGGCCGGGTGACTGATCAGCACTTTCTTGGCGCCCGCCTCAAGATGCGCTTCGCAGCTGGCGCGGTCATGCAGTGCGCCGGTGGCTTCAATCACCAAGTCGATATCCAGTGCCTGCCACGGCAACTGCGTCGTATCCGCTTCATGCAACAAAATAATGTTGTCATTACCAATCTGCATCTGCTGTTGCTGCAGCTCTGCGCGCAACGAAAAACGACCATGTGTGGTGTCGTAGTTGGTCAGGTGCACCATAGCTTCAGGTTTCGCCAGTTCATTAATGGCGACGACTTGGATCTGCTGCCGTTTGCCTGATTCATACAAGGCGCGCAGCACCGACCGGCCGATGCGACCATAACCATTAATTGCCACTCTGATCATTCGTACGACTATTGCTCCAATAAAGGGTAAAAACAACAACGGCCTATCATATGACAGGCCGCTGTAATTGGCGAGAAGCCAGCTATCACTTCAGCATATTTTTAGGCAAACAATGCCTGTGCTTTAGCAACAACGTTTTCTACGGTAAAACCAAACTCTTTGAACAGAGCAGCACCCGGAGCAGATTCACCAAAGGTGGTCATGCCAACAACGGCGCCTTCAAAGCCTACATACTTGAACCAGTAGTCAGCATGCGCAGCTTCAATCGCGACACGTTTGGTCACTGCTTTTGGCAGGACAGATTCTTTGTAAGCTGCATCTTGTTCATCAAACTCAGTGGTTGATGGCATAGATACAACGCGAACCGCTTTGCCTTGTTCGCTCAGTGCTGCTGCTGCATCAACTGCTAGTTGTACTTCACTGCCCGTCGCGATCAGGATCAAGTCTGGTGTACCGACGCAATCTTGCAGTACGTAACCACCTTTCGCCACGTCAGCTAACTGTGCGTTAGTACGTGCTTGGGCTTTCAAGTTTTGACGGCTGAAGATCAGTGAGGTTGGTGCATCACGACGTTCAATCGCCGCTTTCCATGCAACTGCAGTTTCTGCGGCATCACATGGGCGCCATACCGCCATTCTTGGGGTCATACGCAGGTTAGCCAGTTGTTCAACCGGTTGGTGAGTTGGGCCGTCTTCACCTTGACCGATTGAGTCGTGGGTGTAAACGAAGATGTTTTGAATGCCCATCAGCGCAGACATACGTACCGCATTGCGGGCGTATTCCATAAACATCATGAAGGTCGCGCCATAGTTGATGAAACCACCGTGCAGTGACACACCATTCATAATGCCGCTCATACCGAACTCACGTACGCCGTAGAATACGTAGTTACCTGCAGGATCAACTTGAATACCTTTTGAACCCGCCCAAAGCGTTAAGTTAGAACCCGCTAAGTCAGCGCTACCGCCGAATAGTTCAGGCAACAGTGCACCAAAAGCGGCGATCGCATTTTGAGAGGCTTTACGACTGGCAATGCCTTCGCCTTTGGCTTGGCATTCTTCGATGAAGGCTTGTGCTTTGGCTTCAAACTCTGCTGGCAGTTCGCCTTTCAGCACGCGACGCTCATATTCAGCCGCCAGTTCAGGATAGGCTTTCGCATATGCAGCGAACTTGTCATTCCATGCAGCTTCGCGAGCAGTACCTGTTTCCTTAGCGTCCCAACCTGCGTATACATCAGCAGGGATTTCAAATGGGGCATAAGGCCAGCCTAAGAATTCACGTGCTGCAGCGATTTCAGCATCACCCAGCGGTGAACCGTGGCAATCGTGGCTGCCTGATTTGTTTGGCGAACCGAAACCGATGATCGTTTTACAGCAGATCATGGTTGGTTTGTCGGTAACGGCTTTTGCTGCTTCGATTGCGGCACGGATGGCGTCGCTGTCGTGACCATCCACATCGGCAATCACATGCCAGCCATAAGCTTCAAAACGTTTTGGTGTGTTGTCGGTGAACCAACCTTCAACGTGACCGTCGATAGAGATACCGTTGTCATCCCAGAAAGCGATCAGTTTACCCAGCCCCAAAGTACCGGCCAAGGAGCAAGCTTCGTGAGAGATACCTTCCATCAAGCAACCATCGCCGAGGAAACAGTAGGTATAGTGATCAACAATGTCATGACCGTCACGGTTGAATTGTGCAGCCAGTGTTTTTTCAGCAATTGCCATACCGACTGCGTTGCTGATCCCCGCGCCCAATGGGCCAGTGGTGGTTTCAACACCTGGGGTATAGCCATATTCTGGGTGACCTGGGGTCTTTGAATGCAACTGACGGAACTGTTTCAGATCGTCAATGCTCAGATCGTAACCCGTCAAATGCAGCAGTGAGTAGATCAGCATTGAGCCATGGCCGTTTGACAGGACGAAACGATCTCGGTCTGACCATTTTGGATTGTTCGGGTTGTGCTTGAGGAAATCGTTCCACAGCACTTCAGCAATATCAGCCATGCCCATCGGTGCGCCTGGGTGACCTGAATTTGCCTTTTGAACTGCGTCCATACTGAGTGCACGGATAGCGTTAGCGAGTACTTTCCGAGAAGACATGCTCTCTCCTGCTTAAAATGTGTGAGGTCTTAGAGGGTAAAAATGTGATGGGCATCATTTTCACGCAGAGTGACTAATGAATCAAATAAAATTCCATCAATTCGTATTGCGATTTAGCTATAAAAAACTACAAATGACCACAAATCATTCAACATTATTGAAAGCTTATTAACAAAATGCTAATCGCAATCGAAAATCCTCAACCATGTAGTGCTGCGCGTCGCCCCATCAAACCCCGTTGTTCGTTAGATGTTCAATAATTTGCACGATAGCTAATGCACAATTTCTGACATTGGGGGTGTTATCAGCCCCATTTTTGATTAAAATAGACGTCTAGATGGAAAAGCATCTAAACTGCTTTTACCGAGTTGTCACACTCACTAACGAGATTTTCCCTATTATGGCAAGACACCTGTTTACCTCTGAGTCGGTCTCAGAAGGACATCCAGACAAAATCGCCGATCAGATTTCTGATGCGGTGCTCGACGCCATTTTGGCCCAAGACCCAAAGGCCCGCGTCGCATGTGAAACCTATGTCAAAACTGGCATGGTAATGGTTGGCGGTGAAATCACCACTTCTGCATGGGTTGATATTGAAGAATTAACCCGTAAAACCGTTCGCGAAATTGGTTACACCAGCTCAGAAATGGGTTTTGATGCCAACTCTTGTGCGGTGTTGAGCGCGATTGGTAAACAATCACCAGACATCAACCAAGGCGTGGATCGCAAAGATCCTAAAGAACAAGGCGCCGGTGACCAAGGCTTGATGTTCGGTTACGCCAGCAACGAAACTAGCGTGCTGATGCCAGCCCCTATTACTTATGCGCACGCATTGGTAAAACGTCAATCTGAAGTACGTAAAGCAGGCATTCTGCCTTGGTTACGTCCAGATGCGAAATCACAAGTGACCTTCGCCTATGACGAAGGCAAAATTGTGGGCATCGACGCTATCGTGTTGTCAACCCAGCACGGTGAAGAAGTCTCAATGAAAGAGCTGCAAGAAGGTGTGATGGAAACCATCATCAAACCGACTCTGCCAGCAGAATGGTTGACCAAAGAGACCAAATATTTCATCAACCCAACTGGTCGTTTCGTGATCGGTGGTCCAATGGGTGACTGTGGTCTGACTGGCCGTAAAATCATCGTAGATACTTACGGTGGTATGGCACGTCACGGCGGTGGTGCGTTCTCAGGTAAAGATCCATCAAAAGTTGACCGTAGTGCGGCATACGCTGCACGTTACGTTGCCAAAAACTTGGTGGCTGCAGGTCTAGCTGACCGTTGTGAAATCCAAGTGTCTTACGCGATTGGTGTGGCTGAGCCAACTTCTATCAGCGTAGAAACCTTTGGTACTGGTAAACTGTCTGAAGAAAAATTGGTGCAATTAGTGCGTCAACACTTCGACCTGCGCCCATACGGCCTGACTGAAATGTTGGATCTGGCACGCCCAATCTATCAAGCAACGGCAGCATACGGCCACTTCGGTCGTGAAGAGTTCCCATGGGAGAAGACCGACAAGGTTGAAATCCTGAAAGCGGACGCTGGCCTGTAATTCGATGAGTCAGCAATGTCGCCAAATAAAGTCGCCAAGTGCGGCTTTATTTTTGCCCGTCATCTGCGGTGTTACGCGCATAAAAAAGAGCCCGGTTGGGCTCTTTCTTTATCGCTATTAGCCAGCGGTCGTCGCTATAGCTATTGCAATCAACGCGCTCGGTGTCATTAGTCTTCTAAATGACCGCAGAAACGATAACCTTCACCATGAATAGTGGCGATGATTTCAGGAGTTTCCTGATGGTTTTCGAAGTGCTTACGAATACGACGGATCGTCACATCGACAGTACGGTCATGTGGCTTCAGTTCGCGGCCAGTCATCTTCATCAGCAATTCAGCGCGGGTCAGGATCTTGCCTGGGTTTTCAACAAAGTGCAGCATGGCGCGGAATTCAGAACGTGGCAGCTTGTGCGCTTCGCCTTCTGGGTTCACCAAAGAGCGGCTGTTCACATCCAGCGTCCAACCATTGAATGCATATGCTTCAATCGCAGACTTTTCTTCAGGCTCTGAGCTCACACTGGTGACACGCGTCAACAGGTTGCGTGCACGAATGGTCAATTCACGTGGGTTGAAAGGCTTAGTGATGTAGTCATCAGCGCCAATTTCCAAGCCCAAGATTTTATCCACTTCGTTGTCACGACCAGTGAGGAAGATCAAGCCAATGTTGTTGATTTCACGCAATTCGCGGGCTAACAACAAACCGTTTTTACCTGGCAAGTTGATATCCATTACTACCAGATTAATTTTGTTCTCTTGTAACGCTTTGTGCATCTCCGCACCGTCGTTTGCTTCTGAAACGACATATCCTTCAGCTTCGAAAATGCTTCTCAGAGTGTTACGGGTAACAGCTTCGTCTTCTACAATAAGAATGTGCGGGTTTTGCATATCATTTACCTAAATAAATCAGTGGATTCTAACCATGAGCTGCGCTCATGCCTGTATCGCTCTGCTAATTCCAATACGTTGAATTTTAATGGCTATTAACCAAAATCAGGTTACACAGTCAGTACTTCATGATTAGTTGAATTTTTGTGTACAACAAAGGTGTACGAAATGTAATAACTCAGATACTCAGTGTGGCATTAAGTTCCAGCTTATTCTTGAATATCCGGTCAAAATTCTTTCTCGTTCAGGAACCGAACAGCTTGGCACGACTCAAGTTGCGCCTAGCAAATATCCTGTTCGGTGGCAATCGAGCAAACTTGTGATCGTTAGCCGATATTGTACTCTTATTGGGCATTTGTTAACAAATGAAATGTTAACAAATTTGCCGCAAAAGCCCATTTTCAAGGGATTTTTAGTTAAATAAGGGACGGTTTGTCCCAAAGATTGATAAAGTTCGTCACATAAGAGAATTACTTTGGATTTTGTTTCGGCTTTGCTAGACTACTGCGAGCTATCTTTAGGAGCCGCTTAAGAATGGACGTAGCGTTCAAACAGCTCTGGCAACATTATCAAAATAGTTGTTTTTTGCTGACTCAATATTTAAATCCCCCGTGCGCATTTGCCATTATTACTGCCAGTAACCCTTTGGGTATTCTCCTTTCCAGCAGTCAAAATCGTTTACGAGACAAACAACTTCAGCAAGATATTCATCAAAGTGGCTGTGCTTATCGCGCCATGATGGGTGCCTCTCCCGATTTACAACATATGGAAAAAAGCTGGGCGGTCTATCTCGATCAAGCCAGTGCACATCAGTTAGCCCATAAGTATCAGCAAAATGCTTTCTACTACGTAGAGAACGGCCACATCCATCTAATCCCTTGCCACAGTAAAGCTGAGCCGGTAACCATGGGTGAATTTAGTCAGTATGTTCGTATCGTTGAAGAGCTGCCAGAGATCTTAGACTAATACCTCTTTTGGCTGGTTTTGCACGAAAACTACACGCCAGCGTTGACAATGTAGCCATAGCACTGTAATTTTCCTTCTCCTTCCTTTGGGAAGAAACAGAAGAGGAGCGTCTACTAGGTAGTGAGTTTGAGGATACCAATTATCCACTGACAACTCATGAGGGAGATAGACGCCGAGGTTAACGTGAGATTGGTAGCGCGTTTACCGGTTGGTTAGGCTGAATCCTAACGACTGTCACCGTATTTTTGGTGGAGAGCTTCTGGTGTGACCATCGCTTTTCCCTTCTTAGGGTGCCTTGTACTAGCACCAGGCTCTTCGAACGAAATTTGTTCGGAGCTGACATGAAATTCAATCCAGTTACAGTTTGTGTATTCTTCCCATGTGGGAGGGTCTGCTAATGTCTTTAGTTGTCGCAAAATTTGGCGGTACTTCCGTCGCTGACTACAGCGCGATGAATCGTTGTGCCGATATTGTGCTAAATAATCCTAACACTCGGGTTGTGGTCGTAAGCGCCTCAAGCGGTGTGACCAACTTACTGGTGGAATTAGCCCAAGCAAACCTCACCGAGGCGCAACGATTAGCACTGTTGAAAAAAATTGCGCAAATCCAGTATGCCATCGTGGATTGCCTAGCCCGTCCTGACGATGTTAGCGCGGCGATAGATCGTTTACTGAGCAAGGTTGACGTATTGAGTCAACAGTTCCAAGCCGATCCAAACAAAGCCACTGCCGATGAATTGTTATCACTCGGTGAGCAGTGTTCATCACAGTTGTTTGCCGCGGTGATCAGAGAACGTGGCGTAGTGTCATCAGCCTTTGATGTGCGCCAAGTGATGCGTACCGACAGTTTATTTGGTCGTGCAGAACCGCAAATTGCTGAGCTGAAAGCACTTGCCACAGAAAAACTGCAGCCATTGCTCGCCAGCCAAATTATCGTAACCCAAGGCTTTATTGGTGCCGATGAAGAAGGCCGTACTACTACCTTAGGCCGTGGTGGCTCAGACTACTCTGCGGCCTTGCTCGCTGAAGCGTTAAATGCTGATGCAGTAGAAATTTGGACTGACGTGCCAGGGATTTTCACCACGGATCCACGCTTAGCACCAAATGCTACTGCGATTCCTGAGATCAGCTTTAACGAAGCTGCGGAAATGGCCACCTTTGGTGCGAAAGTGTTGCACCCAGCAACGATTCTGCCTGCAGTCAGACAACAGATTCAGGTGTTTGTCGGTTCTAGCAAAGCGCCAGAATTAGGTGGCACTTGGATTCGCCATCAAGTTGATAATCCGCCAGTTTACCGTGCGGTTGCGTTACGTCGCGACCAAACCTTGTTAAACCTACACAGCTTGCAGATGTTGCACGCTCAAGGCTTCTTGGCACAAACCTTTGCAACCTTAGCCAAACACAAAATCAGTGTGGATTTGATTACCACCTCTGAAGTGAACGTGTCGCTGACGCTGGATAAAACCGGTTCCGACTCTAGCGGTCAAGGTCTGCTGACTGAAGCGCTGCTGCAAGAACTGTCACAACACTGCCGAGTGCGCGTTGAAGATAAGTTGGCGTTGGTGGCAATCATTGGTAACCGTATCGCGACCACAGCTGGCATCTGCCAGAAGGTGTTTACCGTGTTGGCACCGCACAATGTGCGAATGATTTGCCAAGGCGCAAGCCCACACAACTTATGTGTGTTGGTACATGAGTCAGAAGCTGCAGATGTGGTTGCAGCGTTGCACCGCGATTTATTCGAACAGTAAGCTCAAACCCGTTGTTCTCAGTCTTATGGTCGCCGAGCATTGTGGCGGCCATTAGATTGCACAGAATCTGCAAAATCCTCAACATCTTCACAATCAGTGCTGCACTTCCCCTAGTGCGTAGTGGCTGTTATCCCACTATTTTTCGCTGCGTTTTATTCAAGCATCTTACGCTGACCGGCGCATTGCATGTGTTGTTCAACCGCATCGTAGACTCACGTCTGTAATCGCTCGGATTGTATCGGCTGAAAAGTTTCTGCTGCAAAAGCTACAGGCACAAAAAAGCCCGCATTCGCGGGCTTTTCATTAATTAGCGCAGCAACGCTTATTTAGCAGCAGCTTTTTTCGCTTTAGTTTCTGCGATAACTTTTTCAGCTACGTTAGCAGGACATGCAGAGTAGTGTGAGAACTCCATAGAGAACTGACCACGACCTGAAGTCATTGTACGCAGAGTACCGATGTAGCCGAACATTTCAGCCAATGGCACGTCAGCTTTAACGCGAACGCCAGTCAGACCAGCTTCTTGGTCTTTGATCATGCCGCGACGACGGTTCAAGTCACCGATCACGTCACCAACGTGGTCATCTGGAGTGAACACGTCAACTTTCATGATAGGTTCCAACAACTGTGGACCCGCTTTTGGCATAGATTGACGGAACGCGCCTTTTGCTGCGATTTCAAACGCGATGGCTGATGAGTCAACTGCGTGGTAAGAACCATCGAACAGGTCAACTTCAACGTCCAATACTGGGAAGCCAGCCAAAGGACCTTCGCTCATCATTGATTTGAAACCGAATTCAACTGCTGGCCAGAATTCACGAGGTACGTTACCACCAACAACTGATGATACGAACTTGAAGCCAGAGTTTGGTTCGCCTGGACGGATGCGGTAATCGATCTTACCGAATTGACCAGAACCACCAGATTGCTTCTTGTGAGTGTAGCTGTCTTCAACGGCTTTGGTGATGGTTTCACGGTAAGCCACTTGAGGAGCACCAACAGTCAATTCAACACCGTGAGTACGTTTCAGGATGTCTACTTTAATGTCCAAGTGCAGTTCACCCATACCTTTCAGGATGGTGTCGCCAGTTTCTTGGTCAGTTTCAACTTGGAATGATGGATCTTCAGCAACCATTTTACCCAGTGCGATACCCAGTTTCTCAGAAGCACCTTTGTCCTTCGGAGTTACTGCGATAGAGATTACTGGAGTTGGGAAGATCATCGGTTCCAGAGTACATTCATGCTTAGGATCACACAGAGTGTGACCAGTCTGAACGTTCTTCATACCTACAACTGCAATGATGTCGCCAGCTTGTGCGCTATCGATTTCAGCACGGTCGTTAGCGTGCATCATCACCATACGACCAACACGTTCGGTCTTGCCGGTCGCGCTGTTCAGAATGGTGTCACCCTTGTTCAGTTTACCTGAGTAGATACGGATAAAGGTCAGAGCACCGAAACGGTCGTCCATGATCTTGAACGCCAACGCGCGGAATGGCTCATCAACAGATACAGTCGCAACTTCACCAGTTTCTTCACCAGTTTCTGGGTCAGTCAGCGGTTGTGGCACAACTTCAGTTGGGTTAGGCAGGTAGTCTACAACACCGTCCAGAACCAACTGCATACCTTTGTTCTTAAACGCAGAACCACAGAAGGTTGGGAAGAATGCCAGGTTGATAGTACCTTTACGGATACAACGCTTGATGTCTTCGATAGAAGGTTCTTCACCTTCCATGTAAGCTTCCATCAGATCATCGTCTTGCTCAACGGCAGTTTCGATCATCAGTTCACGGTATTCTTCTACTAGATCAACCATGTCTTCTGGTACGTCACTAACGGTGTAGTTTTCTGGCAGACCAGTTTCGTCCCAAATGTAGGCTTTACGGGTCAGAACGTCTACTACGCCTTTGAAGTCATCTTCGATACCGATAGGCAGAGTCATCACCAATGGGTTAGCTGCCAGAACGCGTTTAATTTGAGCAACTACGCGCAGGAAGTCGGCACCCATACGGTCCAGTTTGTTTACGAAGATGATACGCGCAACTTCTGATTCGTTCGCATAACGCCAGTTGGTTTCTGATTGTGGTTCTACACCACCGCTACCACAGAATACACCAACGCCACCGTCCAGAACTTTCAGAGAACGGTATACTTCAACGGTGAAGTCAACGTGTCCAGGGGTATCGATGATGTTAAAACGGTGATCTTTCCAGAAACAGGTAGTCGCAGCTGACTGAATGGTGATACCACGTTCAGCTTCCTGATCCATGAAGTCCATGGTTGAAGCGCCATCATGTACTTCACCCAGTTTGTGGATCTTACCAGTGAGTTTCAGGATACGCTCGGTGGTGGTAGTTTTACCCGCGTCAACGTGAGCAAAAATACCAATATTTCTGTATTTCGATAAGTCAGTCATGATTCAACTTCATTATGAGTTAGTGAATAGGAGACGGAGTGTGCCACTTCGTTTGCTGCGACAGACGGTACCCCATTTATTAAGGCGCGTATTATAACACCGAAATCCCACCTTCCTGCAATCCACAGATTCAAATTTCACCAGCGTCTTAACAATAGCACGGTAAAAATAGGAATTTACGGCTTATTACCTTTACTTTTCAACACCTTAAATGACAAAAAATATAGATGTAATTGCAACTAAGTTGGTTTTCTGCGGCTGGTTTTACAGGATTTTGCCGGATATTTCAAAAAAACCTCGAGATCTTGAGGAATTTGTTTACAGAAATTCGCATTTAGCCATCACAAAAATCGAGTGTTTACCCGCGCCGGATAAAGTGTAGTCAACAAAAAAGCCCGCAATGCGGGCTTTTTATGACATTTCGTTTACCGCTTAGTTGGCAT
Proteins encoded in this region:
- a CDS encoding DUF3293 domain-containing protein, yielding MDVAFKQLWQHYQNSCFLLTQYLNPPCAFAIITASNPLGILLSSSQNRLRDKQLQQDIHQSGCAYRAMMGASPDLQHMEKSWAVYLDQASAHQLAHKYQQNAFYYVENGHIHLIPCHSKAEPVTMGEFSQYVRIVEELPEILD
- the lysC gene encoding lysine-sensitive aspartokinase 3 is translated as MSLVVAKFGGTSVADYSAMNRCADIVLNNPNTRVVVVSASSGVTNLLVELAQANLTEAQRLALLKKIAQIQYAIVDCLARPDDVSAAIDRLLSKVDVLSQQFQADPNKATADELLSLGEQCSSQLFAAVIRERGVVSSAFDVRQVMRTDSLFGRAEPQIAELKALATEKLQPLLASQIIVTQGFIGADEEGRTTTLGRGGSDYSAALLAEALNADAVEIWTDVPGIFTTDPRLAPNATAIPEISFNEAAEMATFGAKVLHPATILPAVRQQIQVFVGSSKAPELGGTWIRHQVDNPPVYRAVALRRDQTLLNLHSLQMLHAQGFLAQTFATLAKHKISVDLITTSEVNVSLTLDKTGSDSSGQGLLTEALLQELSQHCRVRVEDKLALVAIIGNRIATTAGICQKVFTVLAPHNVRMICQGASPHNLCVLVHESEAADVVAALHRDLFEQ
- the fusA gene encoding elongation factor G, whose translation is MTDLSKYRNIGIFAHVDAGKTTTTERILKLTGKIHKLGEVHDGASTMDFMDQEAERGITIQSAATTCFWKDHRFNIIDTPGHVDFTVEVYRSLKVLDGGVGVFCGSGGVEPQSETNWRYANESEVARIIFVNKLDRMGADFLRVVAQIKRVLAANPLVMTLPIGIEDDFKGVVDVLTRKAYIWDETGLPENYTVSDVPEDMVDLVEEYRELMIETAVEQDDDLMEAYMEGEEPSIEDIKRCIRKGTINLAFFPTFCGSAFKNKGMQLVLDGVVDYLPNPTEVVPQPLTDPETGEETGEVATVSVDEPFRALAFKIMDDRFGALTFIRIYSGKLNKGDTILNSATGKTERVGRMVMMHANDRAEIDSAQAGDIIAVVGMKNVQTGHTLCDPKHECTLEPMIFPTPVISIAVTPKDKGASEKLGIALGKMVAEDPSFQVETDQETGDTILKGMGELHLDIKVDILKRTHGVELTVGAPQVAYRETITKAVEDSYTHKKQSGGSGQFGKIDYRIRPGEPNSGFKFVSSVVGGNVPREFWPAVEFGFKSMMSEGPLAGFPVLDVEVDLFDGSYHAVDSSAIAFEIAAKGAFRQSMPKAGPQLLEPIMKVDVFTPDDHVGDVIGDLNRRRGMIKDQEAGLTGVRVKADVPLAEMFGYIGTLRTMTSGRGQFSMEFSHYSACPANVAEKVIAETKAKKAAAK